The region GGTCTATAGCGGGTCTGCACGACCGCCCTTGGAAGAAGCGTCCGATATACGGTGCAATACGGTATATGAATGAGCGAGGGTGTCGACGTAAATTTAAAGTAGATGAATATATCTCCAGATGGAATAGATGATTTGTGCTTTATTCTTTAAAAACAGGGTGTTGTTGTATTGATTTTTATGTAAAAAAAAGTGCACAAACAAAAACGTATGTGGTAATCTTAAAGCGTTAATAACTCTAAACCGATTGGAGGCTAGTTATGGCGAATATGGATTACCCAGGACCATGCCCAAGTTGTGAGGGGATTGATGGTTGCAGCACTGAAGCTGGAAAAAAGAAAGCTGTAAAGAATTATTGCAGCGGTCTTGAAATGGAGCTCAATTCATGGAAAGCCCGTTTATACGATGTCTTGGCTGATGATAAGTCTTCAGGCCTCGGCGATAATCTTATTATGATCAAATCTACGATGAAAGAGCTAGAATCCGTTATTGATCAAATGAAAGAAATTTGTCCGGTCAATATCGGGGATCAGGAAAAGATGATCACTGGTAAGCTCGAAGATTTGCGTGTTCATTATACTAAAGCTTTAGAAGTAATCTCACCGGGCTGGTTTGGAGGTTGATTGGTATAAAATTATTCTTAAACATAGGTAAAAAGCCCATGCGGATTAAACTCTGCATGGGCTTTTTTCTTTTCTTTGCTGGTAGTAGATTCAAGAATCCAGAGTAATAAACTGAGAGTAAGATTGGTGTAGAGAAATATTATCCATATTTTTTCAATAAAATAGTACTAATTGTTAGAAAAATGTCTTATAAATATAAGCTAGAATGATAATTAGATTTTTGGGGGAAATGTGAACAGTTATGGCTCAATGACTAAAAAAGAGTTGATTGCGGAACTTACGAAAGTTAACGCAGAAGTTGAACGGTTAGAGAAGAATTATACAGCTTCTATAGCTCTTCCCCCAAATCTGTCCGCTTCGCTTTCTTCAATTGATCTTGACCGACTGGTTGAAGGTATATGGATAATAGATCAAAATGCTAATACTGTATTTGCAAATAAAGCAACCGCTGCGATGCTTGGATATACACCACAGGAAATGCTAGGGAAAAATTTGTTTTTCTTTATGTCCGAAGAAAACACGAAAGAGTGTGAAAGGTATATTTCAAAACGCAAGTCTGGAATTGACGAGATTCATGATTTTGAATTTATTAGTAAGACAGGGCAATCCGTTTATACACGCATATCCACTTCTCCCATTATAGATGAATCCGGTTTATATACAGGGGCGATAGCTAGTTTAGTTGACCTCAGTGATCTACACCTCATTCAGGAACAGACTCAGATAAATTTTGAGCAGGCTCCTATAGCCATGGCTCATATTGATTTGGATGGTCACTTCATTAAAGTAAACAAACAATTTTCTACTCTAATGGGGTATTCAACTGATGAATTAAAGTCAGAGACTTTTTTATCCATAACTCATCCAGAGGATAGAAATGGATGTGTAAATTACAAAAATAAAATTTTGGCAGGTGAAAACCTTTCAAAATTTGTCAAGAGACAGATTTCAAGAAGTGGAGAAGTCATATGGGGTAATCTTTCTTGTTCTGTTATTCATGATGCGACAGGAGTTCCGCATCATTTGATTGTAACTTTAGAAGATATTTCAGAACAAAAACGCTCAGAAATGGTTTTGCAGGCTCGGTTAAAGCTTTTGGATTTTTCTTTTGATCATTCACTTGAAGAAGTGCTTATTGAAATAGTTAATGTCGTAGAAGAGTTAACAGATAGTCAGGTCGGTTTTCATCATTTTTTTTCAACTGATCAAAAAAAACTTACACTTCAGACTTGGTCAACACGTACTTCTACTGAAATATACAAAACAGAAGAAAAAGATTCAGTCTATCCTCTTGAAGGGACAGGTGTTTGGGAGGACTGTATCCGTACCAAAGAGCCTGCCGTGTGTAATGAATATATGCCATTTTCACATAAAAATGGATTGTCGGACGGGCATGCATCGCTCACTCGCGAGCTTTTGGTTCCAATAATTCGAAATGATAAGATTGTTTCTGTGTTGGGCGTGGGGAATAAGCTTACAGCCTATACTGATTCAGATATTGAAATAGCTACGTTTTTAGCTGATTTAGCATGGGATATTATCGACCGGAAAAAAGTAGAAGAAAGATTACTGCTTAGTGAAGAACGATTCAGAAATTATTTTGAATTAGGCTTAATTGGAATGGCTATTGTGGATGCTGATAAAAAATGGGTAGAAATGAATGATAAGTTTTGTCAAATTATAGGTTACAGCCGCAATGAAGTAGAGACGTTAAATTGGCCTGATTTTATTCACCCAGATGATATAGATAAGAATAATCACCTTTTTGATCAAATGTTGTCTGGTGAGCTGGATAGTTACACCCTGGATAAACGTTACATTCATAAAAATGGAAAAAATGTATACGTTTCAATCTTAACAGGCTGTACAAGAAAAATCGATGGCTCGGTTGATTATCAGATAGCTCATATCATGGACATAACTGATCAGGTTAAGGCTGAGCAGGAGGCAGAATGGAATTTAAAATTAAATTCTACTCTTGCAGGACTTTACCCTTCACTTGTGACTTCCGAAACAACTCTTGAAGATACCTCAGAAATAATACTGAATAAAGTTTTACATCTCACTGGAAGTCTTTTTGGCAATGCAATGACGATTGACGATCTAGGAGCTACAGTCCAAGCGTGTAGTGATTTAAAAGATGATTGTGCGATATTGAAAAATGATGATCTTTTGTTTCCCGCTAACGAAGATGGAACATACCCTGCCCTTTGGGGCCATTCTTTAAATACACGAAAACCTTTCTTCAGTAATAATCCGTCTAGCCATCCTATCTCTAAAGGTCTTCCAGACGGGCATGTAAAGTTGACCTGTTTTTTATCAATTCCAGTTCTTCTTGGGGATAAACTTGTCGGACAGATTTCTGTAGCAAATAAACCGGGTGGTTATAACCAGCGTGATGTTGATAATATGGTACATATTGGATCATATTACGCACTTGCCATTCAGAGAGTGCGTTCACAGCGGGAGCTTGTTGCAAGTAAGGATTTGATGGAAAATATTCTGGATGGTATTCATGCCGGAATTCTTATTATTGATCCTGAAACTAAGATTATAGAATCTATTAATAATGTTGCGTTGGAAATGCTTTGTGCTGATAAGGAGCAGATTATAGGGCTAAACTGCGATGATTTTGGTTGGCGGACTGCAAAAGGGGACCGTGTTGAAAGCTGCCTAGCTGAAACATGTAATATTTATGAGAATGAATTTATAATGAAGCGGATGGATGGGGTCAGTCTTCCTGTTTCAAAAACGGTCCTTAAAAGTAAAGTTAACGGTGAAGATCGATTTGTTGAAATTATTTTTGATATTACTAAACGTAAAGAGCTTGAACGGCAGTTGAGCTTAGCTCAAAAACTTGAATCCCTCGGAAACCTTTCTGCTGGAATTGCTCATGAAATAAATACGCCCATACAGTATTTATCTGATAACTTGATTTTTTTGTCCGAATCATTCGATCAAATATCATTAGCTCTCACTAAACATAAAGAAATTTGCCAGCTATATTATAATTCAAAATGCGAAGAAACGTCTCTCCTTTGGAAGAGCATAGATATGGATTATCTTTTAAGTGAAATACCTTCGGCTCTAACTCAATCAATGGATGGTGTCGAACGAATTACCCGTATAGTTCAGGCTATGAAACGTTTTTCTCATCCCGGAATGGATTTTAAACAAATTTCTGATATCAATTTGGCGCTAGATAACACGGTTACGGTTTGCAAAAATGAGTGGAAATATAACTCGGATGTTGTTTTTGAGCTGCAAGAGGATCTCCCGCTTATTCCATGTTTTATCAATGATCTTAACCAGGCCTTTTTAAATGTTGTTGTTAATGCTGCTCACTCCATTACTTCAAAAATGAAAAAAAACAGTGAAAAAGGACAGATAACTATCCGGACGCGTTTTGTTCATCCATGGGTTGTTATTGAAATTGAAGATACAGGAGAAGGTATTCCTGATGAAATATTGCCTAAAATTTTTGATCCTTTTTTTACAACTAAAGAAGTCGGACTGGGAACAGGACAGGGGTTAACACTATGTTATTCAGTAATTACTGAAAAACATGGCGGAACAATAGAATTCAGTAGTGAACTTGGCATTGGAACAAAGTGTACAATTAAATTACCCTCAGAGGAAGTTTAAGAAAATGAATAGCCGGAAAGTTTGTGTATTATTTGTGGACGATGAGACAAATGTACTTGCTGCCTTAAGACGTATGCTTCGCGGCAAGTGCAGTGATTGGGAAATGAGGTTTACTGACTCGGGTTTTGCAGCTCTTGCTTTGCTTGAAGAATCAGAATGTGATGTAATAATCTCTGATATTAAAATGCCTGGAATGGACGGTGCTGATCTCCTTAATAAAGTAAAAGATAAATATCCTAGTATGATCAGAATGGCTCTTTCCGGACAGGTCGGTTTGAATGAAGTTATGAGAAGTATTCGGTCCGTTCATCAGTATATATCAAAGCCATGTAAGGCTCAGGAGCTTATAGATAAGGTTGAAGGAGCTATTCAGTCACGTGATATCTTGGTTGATCCTATAATGCAAAAAATGGTCGCAGAAATAGAATCTTTACCAGTTATTCCTAGTGTTTTTGAAGCGATCGAAAGCGAGCTTAGATCTGATAACCCGTCCATTAAAAAAATTGCAGAATATATTTCACTGGATGTAGGACTTGTTGCGAAGATTTTAAAGCTTATTAATTCTCCTTATTTTGGACTTTCTTCACAGGTTGACTCTATCTTTCATGCTATAACAATGCTTGGACTTGAAAGTCTTAAAGCTCTTATATTGTCTACTCACTTATTTTCAATGTATAATGAAAAAAAAATCCCTAACTTTTCATTGAATCGACTCTGGGACCACAGCTTCCGCGTTTCAAATATTGTACGCCTTATTTGTGAATGTGAAAATATTGATAAGGGTATAGCTATTCAGGCACGTATGACAGGACTTTTACATGATATTGGTAAACTTATTTTAGCAAATTCTTTTTCTGAGCAGTATGCAGAAGTTATAGCGAAAGTTTCAAAAACGCATAAGTCAGTGTATGATTGCGAAATGGAAGTTTTTGGAACAAGTCATGCCCATTTAGGAGCATATCTTATGGGGCTTTGGGGGATATCAGGAGATATTGTTCACGGTATTGGACGTTACCATCAGTATACGGATTTTGATTTTAGTATTCCAATGTTGGTAAGTATTGCTAACACAATTGACCACCAGTGCGTTGTTATTAACCCTGATTATGCTAGAATATCATTTCAGCAGAATATTCATCAGGATGGAAAGCATGGACTATTAATCGAAAAATGGGTCAACTATGTTCAAGATAATTGGGATGGTCTTGATGAATTTAGAGCATTGGATGCAGACCTGCTTGCGCAACTGAGAAGTTAGGAAATTTTAATGAAGTTTAAAATTTTACTTGTTGATGATGAGCCGAATGTCCTTTCTGCGCTTAAAAGGCAGCTTAGAGGAAATTTTGATGTTGAAACATCAGAAGATCCCACGATGGCTATGCTTGCGCTTAATAGCAAGGCTCCATTTGCTGCAGTTGTTTCTGACTTTCGTATGCCTAAAATGAACGGGATAGAGTTTTTAAAGGAAGTGAGGAAACGCAGTCCTGAAACAACTAGAATTATGCTTACAGGCTATGCTGACCTTGATAATGCAATACGTGCTGTAAACGATGGTCACGTGTTTCGTTTTTTGACAAAGCCTTGCGAAAAAGACGTTCTGCTTGAAAATCTTAAGGAAGGTGTTGAACAATATGAACTGGTAACCGGTAAACGGATCTTACTTGAGAAAACGCTTAGAGGAAGCGTTGAATTGCTTGGTGAAATTACTTCTCTCGTTAAGCCTGAGGCTGGAGCCCG is a window of Desulfovibrio sp. UCD-KL4C DNA encoding:
- a CDS encoding PAS domain S-box protein, giving the protein MNSYGSMTKKELIAELTKVNAEVERLEKNYTASIALPPNLSASLSSIDLDRLVEGIWIIDQNANTVFANKATAAMLGYTPQEMLGKNLFFFMSEENTKECERYISKRKSGIDEIHDFEFISKTGQSVYTRISTSPIIDESGLYTGAIASLVDLSDLHLIQEQTQINFEQAPIAMAHIDLDGHFIKVNKQFSTLMGYSTDELKSETFLSITHPEDRNGCVNYKNKILAGENLSKFVKRQISRSGEVIWGNLSCSVIHDATGVPHHLIVTLEDISEQKRSEMVLQARLKLLDFSFDHSLEEVLIEIVNVVEELTDSQVGFHHFFSTDQKKLTLQTWSTRTSTEIYKTEEKDSVYPLEGTGVWEDCIRTKEPAVCNEYMPFSHKNGLSDGHASLTRELLVPIIRNDKIVSVLGVGNKLTAYTDSDIEIATFLADLAWDIIDRKKVEERLLLSEERFRNYFELGLIGMAIVDADKKWVEMNDKFCQIIGYSRNEVETLNWPDFIHPDDIDKNNHLFDQMLSGELDSYTLDKRYIHKNGKNVYVSILTGCTRKIDGSVDYQIAHIMDITDQVKAEQEAEWNLKLNSTLAGLYPSLVTSETTLEDTSEIILNKVLHLTGSLFGNAMTIDDLGATVQACSDLKDDCAILKNDDLLFPANEDGTYPALWGHSLNTRKPFFSNNPSSHPISKGLPDGHVKLTCFLSIPVLLGDKLVGQISVANKPGGYNQRDVDNMVHIGSYYALAIQRVRSQRELVASKDLMENILDGIHAGILIIDPETKIIESINNVALEMLCADKEQIIGLNCDDFGWRTAKGDRVESCLAETCNIYENEFIMKRMDGVSLPVSKTVLKSKVNGEDRFVEIIFDITKRKELERQLSLAQKLESLGNLSAGIAHEINTPIQYLSDNLIFLSESFDQISLALTKHKEICQLYYNSKCEETSLLWKSIDMDYLLSEIPSALTQSMDGVERITRIVQAMKRFSHPGMDFKQISDINLALDNTVTVCKNEWKYNSDVVFELQEDLPLIPCFINDLNQAFLNVVVNAAHSITSKMKKNSEKGQITIRTRFVHPWVVIEIEDTGEGIPDEILPKIFDPFFTTKEVGLGTGQGLTLCYSVITEKHGGTIEFSSELGIGTKCTIKLPSEEV
- a CDS encoding response regulator, which codes for MNSRKVCVLFVDDETNVLAALRRMLRGKCSDWEMRFTDSGFAALALLEESECDVIISDIKMPGMDGADLLNKVKDKYPSMIRMALSGQVGLNEVMRSIRSVHQYISKPCKAQELIDKVEGAIQSRDILVDPIMQKMVAEIESLPVIPSVFEAIESELRSDNPSIKKIAEYISLDVGLVAKILKLINSPYFGLSSQVDSIFHAITMLGLESLKALILSTHLFSMYNEKKIPNFSLNRLWDHSFRVSNIVRLICECENIDKGIAIQARMTGLLHDIGKLILANSFSEQYAEVIAKVSKTHKSVYDCEMEVFGTSHAHLGAYLMGLWGISGDIVHGIGRYHQYTDFDFSIPMLVSIANTIDHQCVVINPDYARISFQQNIHQDGKHGLLIEKWVNYVQDNWDGLDEFRALDADLLAQLRS